The proteins below come from a single Serratia ficaria genomic window:
- the betI gene encoding transcriptional regulator BetI → MPKVGMQPIRRQQLIDATLAAVNEVGMHDATIAQIARRAGVSNGIISHYFKDKNGLLEATMRYLISHLGEAVKLRLQALHDHSPASRLLAIVAGNFDDSQINSAAMKTWLAFWASSLHQPQLNRLQQVNGRRLYSNLCAEFRRALPQPQARLAAKGLAALIDGLWLRSALRGSAFNQAQAIALTTDYIQFQLRGQTPP, encoded by the coding sequence ATGCCAAAGGTAGGAATGCAGCCAATCAGAAGGCAGCAGTTGATTGATGCCACGCTGGCCGCAGTAAACGAAGTGGGTATGCACGACGCCACCATCGCGCAGATAGCGCGCCGGGCAGGCGTTTCCAACGGCATCATCAGTCATTATTTCAAGGACAAGAACGGCCTGCTGGAAGCCACGATGCGCTATTTGATCAGCCATCTGGGCGAAGCGGTGAAATTGCGGCTTCAGGCATTGCACGACCACAGCCCGGCGTCACGGCTGCTGGCGATAGTCGCCGGCAACTTTGACGACAGCCAGATCAACAGCGCGGCGATGAAAACCTGGCTGGCCTTTTGGGCCAGCAGCCTGCATCAGCCGCAGCTCAATCGGCTGCAGCAGGTCAACGGCCGCCGACTGTATTCCAACCTGTGCGCCGAGTTCCGGCGCGCGCTGCCGCAACCGCAGGCGCGGCTGGCGGCGAAAGGGCTGGCGGCGTTGATCGACGGCCTGTGGCTGCGCAGCGCGCTGCGCGGTTCGGCGTTTAACCAGGCGCAGGCGATCGCGCTCACCACCGACTACATTCAGTTTCAACTCCGGGGGCAGACGCCACCCTGA
- the betB gene encoding betaine-aldehyde dehydrogenase, whose amino-acid sequence MSRFGLQKLYINGAYVDSTDGKTFNAVNPANGEVLAEVQSASAEDVNRAVASAASGQKVWAAMTAMERSRILRRAVDILRERNDELAALETLDTGKAMAETTAVDIVTGADVLEYYAGLIPAIEGQQIPLRDTSFVYTRREPLGVVAGIGAWNYPIQIALWKSAPALAAGNAMIFKPSEVTSLTALKLAEIYTEAGLPDGVFNVVTGSGAEVGQYLTDHPGIAKVSFTGGVKTGKKVMANASGSTLKEVTMELGGKSPLIVFDDADLDRAADIAMMANFYSSGQVCTNGTRVFVPAALQAQFEAKILERVRRIRLGDPTDPQTNFGPLVSFAHMESVLRFIESGKNGGARLLCGGERVTEGDFAKGAYVAPTVFSDCSDDMEIVREEIFGPVMSILSYQTEEEAVRRANDTTFGLAAGLVTNDLTRAHRVIHQLEAGICWINTWGESAAEMPVGGYKQSGVGRENGLATLEHYTQIKSVQVELGDYASVF is encoded by the coding sequence ATGTCCCGTTTTGGCTTGCAGAAGCTCTATATCAATGGCGCTTATGTAGACAGTACCGATGGAAAAACTTTCAACGCGGTGAACCCGGCGAATGGCGAAGTGCTTGCCGAGGTCCAGTCCGCCAGCGCTGAAGACGTCAACCGTGCGGTTGCCAGCGCGGCCAGCGGACAAAAGGTGTGGGCGGCGATGACGGCGATGGAGCGTTCGCGCATCCTGCGCCGCGCGGTAGACATTCTGCGCGAACGCAACGACGAGCTGGCGGCGCTGGAAACCCTGGATACCGGCAAGGCGATGGCGGAAACCACCGCGGTGGACATCGTCACCGGCGCCGACGTGCTGGAATACTACGCCGGCCTGATCCCGGCCATCGAAGGCCAGCAGATCCCGCTGCGCGACACCTCCTTTGTCTATACCCGCCGCGAGCCGTTGGGCGTGGTGGCCGGTATCGGCGCCTGGAACTACCCGATTCAAATCGCGCTGTGGAAATCCGCGCCGGCGCTGGCGGCGGGCAACGCGATGATTTTCAAACCGAGCGAAGTCACTTCGCTGACGGCGCTGAAGCTGGCGGAAATCTACACCGAGGCCGGCCTGCCGGACGGCGTGTTCAACGTGGTGACCGGCAGCGGCGCGGAAGTGGGCCAGTACCTGACCGATCATCCGGGCATCGCGAAAGTGTCCTTCACCGGCGGGGTGAAAACCGGCAAGAAGGTGATGGCCAACGCTTCCGGCTCGACGCTGAAAGAAGTCACCATGGAATTGGGCGGCAAATCCCCCCTGATCGTCTTCGACGACGCCGATCTGGATCGCGCCGCCGACATCGCCATGATGGCCAACTTCTACAGCTCAGGCCAGGTGTGCACCAACGGCACCCGGGTGTTCGTGCCGGCCGCGCTGCAGGCGCAGTTTGAGGCGAAAATTCTCGAACGCGTACGGCGCATCCGCCTGGGCGACCCGACCGATCCGCAAACCAACTTCGGGCCGCTGGTCAGCTTTGCCCATATGGAGTCGGTGCTGCGCTTTATCGAGAGCGGCAAGAACGGCGGCGCGCGCCTGCTGTGCGGCGGTGAACGCGTGACCGAGGGCGACTTCGCCAAGGGCGCCTACGTGGCGCCGACGGTGTTCAGCGACTGCAGCGACGACATGGAAATCGTGCGCGAAGAGATCTTCGGCCCGGTGATGAGCATTCTCAGCTACCAGACGGAAGAAGAGGCGGTGCGCCGCGCCAACGACACCACCTTCGGCCTGGCCGCCGGTCTGGTGACCAACGATCTGACCCGCGCGCACCGCGTGATCCACCAGCTGGAGGCCGGCATCTGCTGGATCAACACCTGGGGCGAATCGGCGGCGGAAATGCCGGTGGGCGGCTACAAGCAGTCCGGTGTCGGCCGCGAGAACGGCCTGGCGACGCTGGAACACTACACCCAGATTAAATCGGTGCAGGTCGAGCTGGGCGATTACGCCTCGGTATTTTAA
- the betA gene encoding choline dehydrogenase — protein sequence MEYDYIIIGAGSAGNVLATRLTEDADVSVLLLEAGGPDYRMDFRTQMPAALAFPLQGRRYNWAYETDPEPHMNNRRMECGRGKGLGGSSLINGMCYIRGNAMDFDNWAKAPGLEDWSYLDCLPYFRKAETRDIGPNDYHGGEGPVSVTTPKAGNNELFHAMVEAGVQAGYPRTDDLNGYQQEGFGPMDRTVTPKGRRASTARGYLDQARARPNLKIVTHALTDHIVFDGKRAVGVNYLQGDGNQPIRATARREVLLCAGAIASPQILQRSGVGPAALLKSLDINLVHDLPGVGENLQDHLEMYLQYACKKPVSLYPALQWFNQPKIGAEWLFNGTGVGASNQFEAGGFIRSREEFAWPNIQYHFLPVAINYNGSNAVKEHGFQAHVGSMRSPSRGRVQVKSKDPRQHPSILFNYMATEQDWQEFRDAIRITREIMAQPALDEYRGREISPGPEVQTDEQLDAFVREHAETAFHPSCSCKMGEDEMAVVDGQGRVHGMEGLRVVDASIMPLIITGNLNATTIMIAEKIADRIRQRAPLPRSTADYHVAGDAPARKQ from the coding sequence ATGGAATACGATTACATCATTATCGGCGCAGGTTCCGCCGGCAACGTATTGGCCACCCGTTTGACCGAAGACGCTGACGTCAGCGTACTGCTGCTGGAAGCCGGCGGCCCGGACTACCGGATGGATTTCCGTACTCAAATGCCGGCCGCGCTGGCATTCCCGCTGCAGGGCCGCCGCTACAACTGGGCGTATGAGACCGATCCTGAGCCGCATATGAACAACCGCCGCATGGAGTGCGGCCGCGGCAAGGGCCTGGGCGGCTCTTCGCTGATCAACGGCATGTGCTACATCCGCGGCAACGCGATGGACTTCGACAACTGGGCGAAGGCGCCGGGTCTGGAAGACTGGAGCTACCTCGATTGCCTGCCGTATTTCCGCAAGGCGGAAACCCGCGACATCGGGCCGAACGATTATCACGGCGGCGAAGGCCCGGTCAGCGTCACCACGCCGAAAGCCGGCAATAACGAACTGTTCCACGCCATGGTGGAAGCCGGGGTACAGGCGGGCTACCCGCGCACCGACGACCTGAACGGCTATCAGCAGGAAGGCTTTGGCCCGATGGATCGCACCGTGACGCCGAAAGGCCGCCGCGCCAGCACCGCCCGCGGTTATCTGGATCAGGCGCGCGCGCGTCCCAACCTGAAGATCGTCACCCATGCGCTGACCGATCACATTGTGTTCGACGGCAAGCGCGCGGTGGGGGTGAACTATCTGCAGGGCGACGGCAACCAGCCGATCCGCGCCACCGCGCGTCGCGAAGTGCTGCTGTGCGCCGGGGCCATCGCTTCGCCGCAGATCCTGCAGCGCTCCGGCGTCGGCCCGGCGGCCCTGCTGAAAAGCCTCGACATCAATCTGGTGCATGATTTGCCGGGCGTTGGCGAGAACCTGCAGGACCACCTGGAAATGTATCTGCAGTACGCCTGTAAAAAACCGGTGTCGCTGTATCCGGCGCTGCAATGGTTCAACCAGCCGAAGATCGGCGCGGAGTGGCTGTTCAACGGCACCGGCGTGGGCGCCAGCAACCAGTTCGAGGCCGGCGGTTTTATCCGCAGCCGCGAAGAGTTCGCCTGGCCGAACATTCAGTACCATTTCCTGCCGGTGGCGATTAACTACAACGGCAGCAACGCGGTGAAAGAGCACGGCTTCCAGGCGCACGTCGGCTCGATGCGTTCGCCGAGCCGCGGCCGAGTGCAGGTGAAATCGAAAGATCCGCGCCAGCATCCGAGCATCCTGTTTAACTATATGGCGACCGAGCAGGACTGGCAGGAGTTCCGCGACGCCATCCGCATCACGCGCGAAATCATGGCGCAGCCGGCGTTGGACGAATACCGCGGCCGCGAAATCAGCCCGGGGCCGGAGGTGCAGACCGACGAGCAGCTGGACGCCTTCGTGCGCGAACATGCCGAAACCGCTTTCCACCCGTCCTGCTCATGCAAAATGGGTGAAGACGAGATGGCGGTGGTCGACGGCCAGGGCCGGGTGCACGGCATGGAAGGGCTGCGGGTGGTGGATGCGTCGATCATGCCGTTGATCATCACCGGCAACCTGAACGCCACCACCATCATGATCGCCGAGAAGATCGCCGACCGCATCCGCCAGCGCGCCCCGCTGCCGCGCAGCACCGCCGACTACCATGTCGCCGGCGATGCGCCGGCGCGCAAGCAGTAA
- a CDS encoding FMN-binding glutamate synthase family protein, giving the protein MKSSLFSRYTCFVVSILLTLVSLALMLNHPWFLLPALVFGCLSALGIYDLTQQRHAICRNYPIIGRLRFFFEFIRPELRQYFLEQDNEQIPFSRTQRTLVYRRAKNEMGDKPFGTLLDVYQTGYECIGHSMRPVEVSDPTSFRVAIGGPACTQPYSASIFNISAMSFGALSANAIRALNLGAAKGNFYHDTGEGSISRYHRENGGDLVWELGSGYFGCRTADGHFDPRRFAEQARSPQVKMIEIKLSQGAKPGHGGILPAKKVDAEIAATRGVPQGEDCISPASHSAFTTPVEMMHFIQQLRELSEGKPVGFKLCIGHPWEFVAIVKAMLHTRILPDFIVVDGKEGGTGAAPLELSNYMGMPLREGLLFVHNTLVGCGLRDQIKIGASGKIISAFDIASVLVLGADWVNSARGFMFAVGCIQSQSCHTNHCPTGVATQDPLRQKALVVPNKAERVYHFHQNTVKALAEMLAAAGVSRPEQLTSHHMLRRITSTEIKVYADIYYYLEPGALLQKEIESDFYARMWRMATPNSFDQAISLPA; this is encoded by the coding sequence ATGAAGTCATCATTATTCAGCCGTTATACCTGCTTCGTCGTGAGCATTTTGCTTACCCTGGTTTCATTAGCGCTGATGTTAAACCACCCGTGGTTTTTGCTGCCGGCCCTCGTTTTCGGCTGTTTGAGCGCGCTGGGCATTTACGATCTTACCCAGCAACGCCACGCGATTTGCCGTAACTACCCGATCATCGGCCGCCTGCGCTTCTTCTTCGAGTTTATCCGCCCCGAGCTGCGCCAGTATTTTCTGGAACAGGACAATGAGCAAATCCCGTTTTCGCGCACTCAGCGCACCCTGGTCTATCGCCGCGCCAAAAACGAGATGGGCGACAAGCCGTTCGGCACCCTGCTGGACGTTTATCAAACCGGCTACGAGTGCATCGGCCACTCCATGCGGCCGGTAGAGGTTTCCGATCCCACCAGCTTCCGCGTCGCCATCGGCGGCCCGGCCTGCACGCAGCCCTACTCGGCGTCCATTTTCAATATTTCGGCCATGAGCTTCGGCGCCTTGTCCGCCAACGCCATCCGCGCCCTCAATCTCGGCGCGGCCAAGGGCAATTTCTACCACGACACCGGCGAGGGCAGCATCAGCCGCTATCACCGTGAAAACGGCGGCGATCTGGTCTGGGAGCTGGGCAGCGGCTACTTTGGCTGCCGCACCGCCGACGGGCATTTCGATCCCCGGCGCTTTGCCGAACAGGCGCGCAGCCCGCAGGTGAAGATGATTGAGATAAAACTCAGCCAGGGCGCCAAACCGGGCCATGGCGGCATCCTGCCGGCGAAAAAGGTGGACGCGGAAATCGCCGCCACCCGCGGAGTGCCGCAGGGCGAAGACTGTATTTCCCCGGCCTCGCACAGCGCTTTCACCACCCCGGTGGAAATGATGCATTTCATTCAGCAACTGCGTGAACTGTCGGAGGGTAAGCCCGTCGGCTTCAAGCTGTGTATCGGCCATCCCTGGGAGTTTGTCGCCATCGTCAAGGCGATGCTGCATACCCGCATTCTGCCGGACTTCATCGTGGTGGACGGCAAGGAGGGCGGCACCGGCGCCGCGCCGCTCGAGCTGTCGAACTATATGGGCATGCCGCTGCGCGAAGGGCTGCTGTTCGTGCACAACACCCTGGTGGGCTGCGGGCTGCGCGACCAGATCAAGATCGGCGCCAGCGGCAAGATCATCAGCGCCTTCGACATCGCCAGCGTGCTGGTGCTGGGCGCCGACTGGGTGAACTCGGCGCGCGGCTTTATGTTCGCCGTCGGCTGCATCCAGTCGCAGAGCTGCCACACCAACCACTGCCCGACCGGCGTCGCCACGCAGGATCCGCTGCGGCAAAAGGCGCTGGTGGTGCCGAACAAGGCCGAGCGCGTTTACCATTTCCATCAAAACACGGTAAAAGCGCTGGCGGAAATGCTGGCGGCGGCCGGCGTCAGCCGCCCCGAGCAGCTGACGTCGCACCATATGCTGCGCCGCATCACCTCGACCGAAATCAAGGTCTACGCCGATATCTACTATTACCTGGAACCCGGCGCGCTGCTGCAAAAGGAGATTGAAAGCGACTTTTACGCCCGCATGTGGCGCATGGCGACGCCAAACAGTTTCGATCAGGCGATCTCGCTGCCGGCTTAA
- a CDS encoding LuxR family transcriptional regulator has translation MSKNNVLVISECKYSYVGLSVLLKKHYGPYDIRLFSDFMHGGAKAEKIIKHDIALIFTSQNLEQSVNVIESLVSLHQQYNTKTRILVFYDDERVVKLLSILGISVELVSTRIPLYSLQEKIQRLLESKEPGGIKVQKTRELSPAESDVIFNLLRGDSLLHIAEKRGTHPKTIFSQKYSAMKKLRLRNMSAIFVAGK, from the coding sequence ATGTCTAAAAACAATGTTCTGGTGATTAGTGAGTGTAAGTACAGCTATGTCGGCCTTTCAGTGCTGCTGAAAAAACATTACGGTCCTTACGACATTCGCCTGTTTTCCGATTTCATGCACGGCGGCGCCAAGGCGGAGAAGATCATCAAGCATGATATTGCGCTGATCTTTACCTCGCAAAATCTGGAGCAGAGCGTCAACGTGATTGAAAGCCTGGTGTCCCTGCACCAGCAATACAACACCAAAACGCGCATTCTGGTGTTTTATGACGATGAGCGGGTGGTGAAACTGCTGTCGATCCTGGGCATTTCCGTGGAGCTGGTGTCAACGCGCATCCCGCTTTATTCGCTGCAGGAAAAAATACAGCGGCTGCTGGAGAGCAAAGAGCCCGGCGGGATCAAGGTGCAGAAAACCCGCGAACTCAGCCCGGCGGAGAGCGATGTTATCTTTAACCTGCTGCGCGGCGACAGCCTGCTGCATATTGCGGAAAAGCGCGGCACGCACCCCAAGACCATCTTTTCACAGAAATACAGCGCGATGAAAAAGCTGCGGCTGCGCAACATGAGCGCGATCTTCGTCGCCGGCAAATAA
- a CDS encoding EAL domain-containing protein has protein sequence MSGSFREKNNGINYVFQPMFAKSGQLLAVECLSRFTFNSQYAHFSPEQFFRHADSDTRIEILLDQVTLIEKYKHWFYENQVIATLNVDDHSLKSLANNGFAERINAMRCIHFEISENSTRLVKDRVHGDPSLNSYSFWLDDFGSGYAGFSALYNSQFRFVKLDRFLLWDFMKKSGGEGLMRALLRFFYLNHYKVIIEGVETPEHKKWLDEMPYYALQGKLWKESSIMDLNSLLTAEYF, from the coding sequence ATGAGCGGTTCTTTTAGAGAGAAAAATAACGGCATTAATTATGTTTTTCAGCCTATGTTCGCAAAATCCGGACAATTGCTGGCCGTTGAATGCTTATCTCGCTTTACGTTTAATAGCCAGTATGCGCATTTTTCTCCAGAACAATTCTTTCGCCACGCCGATAGCGACACCCGGATTGAGATTTTGTTGGATCAGGTCACTCTGATCGAAAAATATAAACACTGGTTTTATGAAAACCAGGTGATAGCCACATTGAATGTGGACGATCACTCGTTGAAATCCCTGGCCAATAACGGCTTTGCCGAAAGAATTAATGCCATGCGCTGTATTCACTTCGAAATCAGCGAGAACTCAACCCGGCTGGTGAAGGACCGCGTCCATGGCGATCCCTCATTGAATAGTTATTCATTTTGGCTCGATGATTTTGGTTCTGGCTATGCGGGTTTTTCCGCGTTGTACAACAGTCAGTTCCGCTTCGTTAAGCTCGACCGTTTTTTGTTGTGGGACTTTATGAAAAAGTCCGGCGGTGAGGGTTTAATGCGCGCTTTATTGCGTTTTTTTTACCTTAATCATTACAAGGTAATCATCGAAGGAGTTGAAACTCCCGAACATAAGAAATGGCTGGACGAAATGCCATATTACGCACTGCAGGGAAAGCTGTGGAAGGAATCCAGCATCATGGATTTGAACTCGCTTCTTACAGCCGAATACTTTTAA
- a CDS encoding fimbrial protein codes for MKKVLLPLAALVLSATASNAMAASGNVKFTGEIVQSTCKVVDKDQNKEVYLGKYPTTAFPTSGSTSGAKAFDISLEKCEAGNYTLRFDGNTPAGHPELLAVTGGANGVGVEILDNNGATLPISQEVATPATVTVAADGDNPGAATFNLRARYKSYQDLVTAGQANSNATFTIEYK; via the coding sequence ATGAAAAAAGTATTATTGCCTTTGGCTGCACTGGTATTGTCTGCAACTGCTTCCAACGCAATGGCTGCAAGCGGCAACGTTAAATTCACCGGTGAAATTGTTCAGTCTACCTGTAAAGTTGTTGATAAAGACCAGAATAAAGAAGTTTACCTGGGTAAATATCCTACTACCGCATTCCCAACGTCTGGTTCTACCAGCGGCGCTAAAGCTTTCGATATTAGCCTGGAAAAATGCGAAGCAGGCAACTACACCCTGCGTTTCGACGGCAACACCCCGGCCGGTCACCCAGAGCTGCTGGCGGTAACCGGCGGCGCTAACGGCGTTGGCGTTGAAATCCTGGATAACAACGGCGCAACGCTGCCAATCTCTCAGGAAGTGGCTACCCCAGCTACCGTGACCGTTGCTGCCGATGGCGACAACCCAGGCGCTGCGACGTTCAACCTGCGCGCTCGCTACAAATCTTACCAGGATCTGGTCACTGCTGGTCAGGCAAACTCTAACGCTACCTTCACCATCGAATACAAATAA
- a CDS encoding fimbrial biogenesis chaperone codes for MKKILSCILFAFSVNAFAGIQVDATRVIYNSASKSASLSISNDSDDTYMVQTWLDTGDSSQMPKNLPIVVTPPILKLAAKKDAILRFIYSGSGLPQDRESLLWVNVQEIPPTPKQDNVLQVAIRTRIKLFYRPEALKANLQQQAEALKWQRQGGNLVVTNNGPLYVTLGVLTLKSGGKSWKVNADMVSPHDSLRISLPQGAQSANSMSFTYINDYGGHTEIKNVALN; via the coding sequence ATGAAAAAAATTCTTTCTTGTATTTTATTCGCGTTTTCCGTAAATGCCTTTGCCGGCATTCAGGTCGATGCAACGCGTGTAATTTATAACAGCGCAAGTAAATCAGCATCGCTCTCAATCAGCAATGACAGCGACGACACCTATATGGTGCAAACCTGGCTGGATACCGGCGATTCAAGCCAGATGCCAAAGAATTTACCGATCGTGGTTACGCCTCCCATTTTAAAACTGGCTGCCAAGAAAGACGCCATTCTGCGTTTTATCTATTCCGGCAGCGGTTTGCCGCAGGACAGAGAATCTCTGCTCTGGGTCAACGTACAGGAAATTCCGCCAACGCCTAAGCAGGACAACGTGCTGCAGGTGGCGATCCGTACCCGCATCAAGCTGTTTTACCGCCCTGAAGCGCTGAAGGCCAACCTGCAACAGCAGGCGGAAGCGCTGAAGTGGCAGCGTCAGGGCGGCAATCTGGTGGTGACCAATAACGGCCCGCTGTACGTCACGCTGGGCGTGTTGACGCTGAAAAGCGGCGGCAAGAGCTGGAAAGTGAACGCCGATATGGTGAGCCCGCACGATAGCCTGCGCATTTCCCTGCCGCAGGGGGCGCAGTCGGCCAATAGCATGTCGTTCACCTATATCAACGACTACGGCGGCCACACCGAGATTAAGAACGTCGCATTGAACTGA
- a CDS encoding fimbria/pilus outer membrane usher protein, with product MAHKKITTLTPKRLGRLINGVIYFSAVPFSFSHLAMAEERFNTSFIHGDDNVAQVAALASGDDILPGKYPFDIYLNGQRIDHRDIEFKKDAKDAPVAPCLTAQDYQDYGVKLPGDLATAGAAQCYALPQQISGAKLSYDAAIQRMDLEVPQVFLVPRPQGAISPKVYDRGINAGFVNYNFSGNHNRYGNNQNDKTSDYYFLSLNSGLNLGDWRLRNNSTLNRQSGAGSHWNNISSWAETDLVSLRSRLVIGQTNTNNNVFDSIQFRGVQMSSANDMLPESQRGYAPVVRGVASTNARVEIRQNGYTIYSTNVPPGPFALTDIFPSTLSGNLNVTVIEANGSRTTFVVPFSSVPNMLREGIWDYQLTAGKYHDGTSRYQPKFMQGTLSHGMAYDITPYGGVLVAENYRSAVLGLGKNLGVWGAVSFDMSYSDTNLVNGDDKQGESFRFLYSKSLNDWGTEFQIAGYRYSTSGYYDFSDAVAERDRYENGYYRNDYYDENDRNLGVPDWAESRRRTYYTSRFNNKRQRVELSINQRIAGSSTLYANLSNQSYWGGSGQDRTVQTGFNSSYKNISYGVFYQDSRSNYGYKDRSVNLTVSIPFSFFSRDSSDMTASFNAGHSKQSGNTYSAGLSGTALDDNRLNYALQSGHDRYSGQTTSANVGYQGSMGTVNAGYSYSNDYQQSSLGVAGGIVAHAGGVTLTQPLQNTFVLVEAKDARGVRLENQPGVAIDRFGYAVMTSASPYRHNRVALRTEDIGNGLDIPMAARDVVPTYGAIARVKFETHTGQSLLVHSKMADGSVPPIGANVFSADGKNNGTVGTNGDIYISGASAGDRLLVKWGSDAGESCSLIVPELKSATERLMGYQELTLTCGKP from the coding sequence ATGGCACATAAAAAAATAACGACCCTCACGCCAAAACGTTTGGGCAGGCTGATTAATGGTGTAATTTATTTTTCTGCCGTGCCATTTTCATTCTCACATCTGGCGATGGCGGAGGAACGGTTCAATACCTCCTTCATCCACGGCGATGACAACGTCGCTCAGGTGGCCGCGTTGGCCAGCGGCGACGATATTCTGCCGGGCAAATATCCGTTTGATATTTACCTCAACGGCCAGCGCATCGATCACCGCGATATCGAATTTAAAAAAGACGCCAAAGACGCCCCGGTGGCGCCTTGCCTGACGGCGCAGGATTATCAGGATTACGGCGTCAAGCTGCCTGGCGATCTCGCGACCGCCGGCGCCGCGCAATGCTACGCTTTGCCGCAGCAAATCTCGGGCGCCAAGCTGAGCTATGACGCCGCCATCCAGCGGATGGATCTGGAAGTGCCGCAGGTCTTCCTGGTGCCGCGCCCGCAGGGCGCCATTTCGCCGAAGGTCTATGACCGCGGGATCAACGCCGGCTTCGTCAATTACAATTTCAGCGGCAACCACAACCGCTACGGCAACAACCAGAACGACAAAACCTCCGATTACTACTTCCTGAGTCTGAACAGCGGCCTTAACCTGGGCGACTGGCGCCTGCGCAATAACTCGACGCTGAATCGGCAGTCGGGCGCGGGCTCTCATTGGAACAATATTTCCAGCTGGGCGGAGACCGATCTCGTTTCCCTGCGCAGCCGTCTGGTGATCGGCCAGACCAATACCAACAACAACGTATTCGACAGCATCCAGTTCCGCGGCGTGCAGATGTCCAGCGCCAACGACATGCTGCCGGAAAGCCAGCGCGGGTATGCGCCGGTGGTGCGCGGCGTGGCGTCGACCAACGCCCGCGTCGAGATCCGCCAAAACGGCTACACCATCTACAGCACCAACGTGCCGCCGGGCCCGTTCGCGCTGACGGATATTTTCCCCAGCACCCTGAGCGGCAACCTGAACGTGACGGTGATCGAGGCCAACGGTTCGCGCACCACGTTTGTCGTGCCGTTCTCTTCGGTGCCGAACATGCTGCGTGAAGGGATTTGGGACTATCAGCTGACCGCCGGTAAATATCACGACGGCACCAGCCGTTATCAGCCGAAATTTATGCAGGGCACGCTGTCGCACGGCATGGCCTATGACATCACGCCTTATGGCGGCGTGCTGGTGGCGGAAAACTACCGCTCGGCGGTGTTGGGCCTCGGCAAAAACCTCGGCGTCTGGGGCGCGGTTTCCTTTGATATGTCGTATTCCGATACCAATCTGGTCAACGGCGACGACAAGCAGGGGGAGAGTTTCCGCTTCCTGTACTCCAAGTCGCTCAACGACTGGGGCACTGAATTCCAGATCGCCGGCTACCGTTACTCGACCTCCGGCTACTATGATTTTTCGGACGCCGTGGCGGAGCGCGATCGCTATGAGAATGGCTACTACCGCAATGATTACTACGACGAAAACGATCGCAATCTCGGCGTGCCGGATTGGGCGGAATCGCGTCGCCGTACCTATTACACCAGCCGTTTCAACAACAAGCGCCAGCGCGTAGAGCTGTCTATCAACCAGCGCATCGCCGGCAGCTCAACGCTGTACGCCAACCTCAGCAACCAGTCTTACTGGGGCGGCTCCGGCCAGGATCGCACGGTGCAGACCGGCTTTAACAGCAGCTACAAGAACATCAGCTACGGCGTGTTCTACCAGGACAGCCGCAGCAACTACGGCTACAAGGACCGCAGCGTCAACCTGACCGTGTCGATTCCGTTCAGCTTCTTCAGCCGCGATTCGTCCGATATGACCGCCAGCTTCAACGCCGGCCACAGCAAACAGAGCGGCAACACCTACAGCGCCGGCCTGAGCGGCACCGCGCTGGATGACAACCGTCTGAACTATGCGCTGCAGAGCGGGCACGATCGCTACTCCGGCCAGACGACCTCGGCCAACGTCGGCTATCAGGGCAGCATGGGGACGGTCAACGCCGGTTACAGCTACAGCAACGATTACCAGCAGTCTTCACTCGGCGTGGCGGGCGGCATTGTGGCGCACGCCGGCGGCGTAACGCTGACCCAGCCGCTGCAGAATACCTTCGTGCTGGTAGAGGCCAAGGACGCCAGGGGCGTTCGACTGGAAAACCAGCCGGGCGTGGCCATCGACCGTTTCGGCTATGCGGTGATGACTTCCGCATCGCCTTATCGCCATAACCGCGTGGCGCTGCGCACCGAAGACATCGGCAACGGCCTGGATATCCCGATGGCGGCCAGGGACGTGGTGCCGACCTATGGCGCGATCGCCCGCGTCAAGTTTGAAACGCACACCGGCCAGAGCCTGCTGGTGCACAGCAAAATGGCGGACGGCAGCGTGCCGCCGATCGGCGCCAACGTGTTCAGCGCCGACGGCAAGAACAACGGCACCGTAGGTACCAATGGCGATATTTATATTTCAGGTGCATCCGCAGGCGATCGTCTGCTGGTGAAATGGGGCAGCGACGCGGGCGAAAGCTGCTCGCTGATCGTACCGGAACTGAAATCGGCGACCGAACGGCTGATGGGTTACCAGGAACTCACGCTGACCTGTGGAAAACCCTAA